GCGAAGTGCTCTATCACCTGCGCAATGACCTGGTGGACGTGCGCTGGATCCCGGACGTGCTGTCGATCCAGTTGCTGGGCCATCGGATCGGCGACTTCCTGGGCCTGCCCGCCATCCAGCTCAACACCCTGCCGGCCGCCGGCGTGCGCGGCCTGGCCAAGGAAGCGTTCGACCGGGTGTTCGCGCTATGCGCGCTGATCGGCCTGTCGCCGGTCATGCTGACCGTGGCCGCGCTGGTGAAACTGTCCTCGCGCGGTCCGGTGCTGTTCACCCAGCCCCGCCTGGGCGTGGACGGCAAGGTGTTCCGCGTCTACAAGTTCCGCACCATGACGGTGCACCAGGAGCACGGCGTGGTCACGCAGGCCACCCGGGGCGATGCGCGTGTGACCCGCATCGGCGCCTTCCTGCGGCGCACCAGCCTGGATGAGCTGCCGCAATTCATCAACGTACTGCTGGGCGACATGTCCGTGGTCGGCCCCCGGCCGCACGCGCTGGAGCACAACGAGATGTACAAGGACCTGGTGCAGCGCTACATGATGCGCCACCGCGTCAAGCCCGGCATCACCGGCTGGGCGCAGGTCAACGGATTCCGGGGCCAGACCGACACGCTGCGCAAGATGAGCGACCGCGTCGAGCACGACCTGTACTACATCCAGCATTGGACCTTCCGCATGGACCTGCGGATCATCGCCCGCACGGCGATCTCCGGATGGACGGGCCGCAATGTCTACTAGAAGGAGTGGCCCCCCCCCCGAAGCGCTGCGCGCTTCCCCCCCAGGGGGGCATGCCTGCGGACCGGCGGAGCCGGATCCGCGGCATCCCGATTGCGTGGCAGCGGTGGCGTGCGGGGGGGCTGTGCTGGAGGCCGCCGCTGG
The Achromobacter sp. AONIH1 DNA segment above includes these coding regions:
- a CDS encoding undecaprenyl-phosphate glucose phosphotransferase, translated to MDTPQSDASARFNGASLLYRLLDAGIVIACGLAATELKFAEDMTGDPPPIHLFLIYLCGLGVIAVFPAFRLYQSWRGRRLADLAARCVAAWATVFALGILISFLMHQAAALSRMWAGAWFALAAVALVGARVGAYAVLGAARDRGLNRKRVLIVGFGALGHDLWRRVRRHSEAGYEVAGIYAEPHENLPSQVRRLHSLDQLHAFVLEHGVREIWIVLPMEAGQELREVLYHLRNDLVDVRWIPDVLSIQLLGHRIGDFLGLPAIQLNTLPAAGVRGLAKEAFDRVFALCALIGLSPVMLTVAALVKLSSRGPVLFTQPRLGVDGKVFRVYKFRTMTVHQEHGVVTQATRGDARVTRIGAFLRRTSLDELPQFINVLLGDMSVVGPRPHALEHNEMYKDLVQRYMMRHRVKPGITGWAQVNGFRGQTDTLRKMSDRVEHDLYYIQHWTFRMDLRIIARTAISGWTGRNVY